The following are from one region of the Advenella mimigardefordensis DPN7 genome:
- a CDS encoding CaiB/BaiF CoA transferase family protein has product MTDSKRSGPLAGVRVLDLTSIILGPFATQMMADLGADVIKVESPVGDTIRQVGPMRNPGMGAIYLHLNRNKRSVVLDLKTEEGREACLHLVREVDVLLYNVRPQSMARMGLSYEAVSAVNPKIVYVGAYGFGNEGPYAGKPAYDDLIQGMTGVARLYERSSGHEPRYAPLTLADRTIGLQAAIACLAGVIHSRATGTGQSIEVPMFEGMAQMILGDHLGQRTFDEDAPADGMGYPRLLSEHRKPYQTQDGYVSALIYNDRHWQQFMAAIDRADLMTDSIFSTHSRRAENIGDVYRFVDEVLRTRSTAEWLALFDANDIPCAPLYAIEDLPTDPHLKATGHLIKTDHPSEGDVHTIAPLGRYSATPLGVYRHAPTLGEHTEELVDSLPMDSEKKQVVLNAARRAVGGRK; this is encoded by the coding sequence ATGACAGACAGTAAGCGAAGCGGGCCGCTGGCCGGAGTACGGGTTCTGGATCTGACGTCTATTATTCTGGGGCCGTTTGCCACACAGATGATGGCCGATCTGGGCGCCGATGTAATTAAAGTGGAATCACCGGTAGGCGACACCATTCGGCAGGTCGGGCCCATGCGCAATCCCGGCATGGGTGCGATTTATCTGCATCTGAATCGCAACAAGCGTTCAGTGGTGCTGGACCTGAAAACCGAAGAAGGCAGGGAAGCCTGCCTGCATCTGGTGCGCGAGGTGGATGTGCTGCTCTACAACGTCAGGCCACAGTCCATGGCGCGCATGGGCCTGTCCTACGAAGCGGTCAGCGCGGTCAATCCGAAGATCGTCTATGTGGGCGCCTATGGCTTTGGTAATGAAGGACCGTACGCCGGCAAGCCGGCTTATGATGATTTGATTCAGGGCATGACCGGTGTCGCCCGGCTATACGAACGCAGCAGCGGACATGAACCGCGTTATGCGCCGCTGACGCTGGCTGATCGTACCATCGGGCTGCAGGCCGCCATTGCCTGCCTGGCGGGGGTCATCCACAGCCGCGCAACAGGTACGGGCCAGTCTATTGAGGTACCGATGTTTGAAGGGATGGCGCAAATGATTCTGGGTGATCACCTGGGACAGCGTACTTTCGATGAAGATGCGCCGGCAGACGGCATGGGCTATCCCCGCCTGCTGTCCGAACATCGCAAGCCCTATCAGACGCAGGATGGTTATGTGAGCGCACTGATCTATAACGACCGGCACTGGCAGCAGTTTATGGCAGCGATTGATCGCGCCGATCTGATGACTGATTCGATTTTCTCCACGCATTCGCGCCGGGCTGAGAACATTGGCGACGTATACCGGTTCGTGGACGAGGTGCTCCGGACCCGCAGCACGGCTGAGTGGCTGGCGCTGTTTGATGCGAACGACATCCCCTGCGCGCCGCTGTATGCCATCGAAGATCTGCCCACCGACCCGCATCTGAAAGCGACGGGCCATTTGATCAAAACCGATCATCCCAGCGAAGGCGACGTTCACACCATCGCACCGCTGGGACGATATTCGGCTACGCCGCTAGGTGTGTATCGCCATGCGCCGACATTGGGCGAGCATACCGAAGAACTGGTAGATAGTTTGCCCATGGACAGCGAGAAAAAACAGGTCGTACTGAACGCGGCCAGGCGTGCTGTGGGTGGCCGCAAGTGA
- a CDS encoding IclR family transcriptional regulator: MNTTVPGTENHRVKTALRVIEIIEIFSREQKPLALSELARELNAPASSCLALVRTLLSLGYLYETSRRQGYYPTGRLLAMAQRITKADPILERLYPSLRELCAITGETVVLGKLTSLNTVLYLDVLPSENPIHYVAVAGEQKQIHANSLGKALFSALDEPAQQALLDKMTFTKRNDRTLVTRQQFLSNIQAGKEKGLFTNLGESMVDVGALAWPVTVSGGHFAISIAGPLYRIEANLQNHAQKLRVMCTFIEQH, translated from the coding sequence ATGAACACCACTGTCCCCGGCACAGAAAATCATCGTGTCAAAACCGCACTCAGGGTCATCGAGATCATCGAGATTTTTTCCCGCGAACAAAAGCCGCTGGCACTCTCGGAACTGGCCCGCGAACTGAATGCCCCGGCTTCCAGTTGCCTGGCGCTGGTGCGCACGCTATTGAGCCTGGGTTATTTGTACGAAACCTCACGCCGCCAGGGCTATTACCCAACCGGGCGACTGCTGGCCATGGCCCAGCGCATTACCAAGGCTGATCCGATACTTGAGCGGCTCTATCCCAGTTTGCGGGAATTGTGCGCCATCACAGGCGAAACCGTGGTGCTGGGTAAACTCACTTCACTCAATACCGTGCTGTACCTGGACGTGCTTCCATCAGAAAACCCCATTCATTATGTCGCCGTGGCAGGCGAACAAAAACAGATTCATGCCAACTCACTGGGCAAGGCGCTGTTCTCGGCCCTGGATGAACCGGCGCAACAGGCATTGCTGGACAAGATGACATTTACCAAACGCAATGACCGCACCCTGGTCACGCGCCAGCAATTTCTCTCAAACATCCAGGCCGGTAAGGAAAAAGGACTGTTCACCAATCTGGGCGAATCCATGGTTGATGTCGGCGCCCTTGCCTGGCCGGTAACCGTTTCGGGCGGCCATTTTGCGATTTCCATCGCAGGACCGTTATACCGGATCGAAGCCAATCTGCAGAATCATGCACAGAAGCTGCGGGTGATGTGTACCTTCATCGAACAGCATTAA
- a CDS encoding acyl-CoA dehydrogenase family protein: MDFSFSQDQQMLVAAIEQLCSDFDDEYWLTCDRTGDYPEAFYQRLAQAGWLGVAMPQEYGGAGLGITEAALMMKTISRSGAGFTGASAVHMNIFGLNPVVRFGSDELKQRALPPLIEGRDKACFAVTEPDAGLDTTQLTTRAQKQGDHYRVSGRKIWISTAQVASKMLLLARTTPKDQVSRATEGLSLFYTDLDRSQVEVREIEKLGRKAVDSNMLFFDGYEIPECDRVGEEGKGFEYILHGLNPERILIAAEAVGLGQVALDKAVQYAKERTVFNRPIGQNQGIQHPLAQCWMQLEAADLMVSRAAAAYDANEPAGAYANTAKYLAAEAAFTACQTAIQTLGGMGYAREYHVERYLRESFIPRIAPVSPQLIMCFIAEKVLGLPKSY; encoded by the coding sequence ATGGATTTCTCGTTTTCTCAGGATCAGCAAATGCTGGTCGCTGCCATTGAGCAGTTGTGCAGTGATTTTGACGATGAATACTGGCTCACCTGCGACAGAACCGGCGACTATCCTGAAGCGTTTTATCAGCGGCTGGCTCAGGCCGGCTGGCTGGGCGTGGCGATGCCACAGGAATATGGCGGCGCTGGCCTGGGTATTACCGAGGCCGCGTTGATGATGAAAACCATCTCGCGTTCAGGGGCCGGCTTTACCGGCGCCTCGGCCGTGCATATGAATATCTTCGGGCTGAATCCCGTGGTTCGTTTCGGTTCTGATGAACTCAAGCAGCGTGCCCTGCCGCCGCTGATTGAAGGCAGGGATAAAGCCTGCTTTGCCGTTACCGAGCCCGATGCCGGACTGGATACAACGCAATTGACAACGCGTGCGCAAAAGCAGGGCGACCACTATCGGGTATCCGGACGAAAAATCTGGATATCCACTGCGCAGGTGGCCAGCAAAATGCTGCTGTTGGCCCGTACCACACCGAAAGATCAGGTGAGCAGAGCCACCGAGGGCCTGAGCCTGTTCTACACCGATCTGGATCGCAGCCAGGTGGAAGTGCGCGAAATCGAAAAGCTGGGACGCAAGGCGGTGGATTCCAATATGCTGTTTTTCGATGGCTACGAGATTCCTGAATGCGATCGCGTGGGCGAAGAGGGCAAGGGTTTCGAATACATTCTGCATGGCCTGAATCCCGAGCGCATTCTGATTGCAGCAGAAGCTGTGGGTCTGGGTCAGGTCGCGCTGGATAAGGCGGTGCAATACGCGAAGGAGCGCACGGTATTTAATCGGCCGATAGGCCAGAACCAGGGTATCCAGCACCCGCTGGCGCAATGCTGGATGCAACTGGAAGCGGCTGATTTGATGGTGTCGCGTGCGGCGGCGGCTTATGACGCCAATGAGCCGGCCGGCGCTTACGCCAATACGGCCAAATACCTGGCCGCAGAAGCCGCGTTTACCGCGTGCCAGACGGCGATCCAGACGCTGGGCGGAATGGGTTACGCCAGGGAATATCACGTAGAACGCTATTTGCGCGAAAGCTTTATTCCACGTATTGCACCCGTTAGCCCGCAACTGATTATGTGCTTCATCGCGGAAAAAGTATTGGGCCTGCCCAAATCATACTGA